One window from the genome of Pseudomonas fluorescens encodes:
- a CDS encoding CmcJ/NvfI family oxidoreductase, which yields MPASVITKLTYLVKHDAKPYVHTEALTGNSEPHYFAEQEEREVTIHNGRPLADSLSLDKQGFELHRRDTVVDDLYDDTSVESVYYDEVKALIKELTGASRVVIFDHTRRSDAERRDIRGPASRVHNDYTDRSGPERIRDVLGQDQAGAQVSVAQINLWRPMSGPVKRSPLAVLDASTLDFDDLLATDLVYPDRIGEIYHLAYNPQQRWYYFPDMRRDEVLLIKGYDSRHDGRARFTPHTAFKDPNTPPGSPPRESIEVRTLAFFD from the coding sequence ATGCCCGCCAGCGTCATCACAAAACTCACCTACCTGGTCAAGCACGATGCGAAGCCCTATGTGCATACCGAGGCTCTGACCGGTAACAGTGAACCGCACTACTTTGCTGAGCAGGAGGAGCGCGAGGTCACGATACACAACGGTCGTCCGTTGGCAGACAGCCTTTCTCTGGACAAGCAGGGGTTTGAACTCCATCGGCGGGATACGGTGGTCGACGATCTCTACGACGATACCTCAGTGGAAAGCGTCTACTATGACGAGGTCAAGGCCTTGATCAAGGAGTTGACGGGCGCGAGCCGGGTCGTCATCTTCGACCACACCAGGCGCAGCGACGCCGAGCGGCGGGATATTCGCGGTCCAGCCAGCCGTGTGCATAATGACTACACCGACCGCTCGGGGCCTGAGCGTATTCGCGACGTGCTGGGCCAGGATCAGGCCGGCGCACAGGTGTCGGTGGCCCAGATTAACCTCTGGCGCCCGATGAGCGGGCCCGTCAAGCGCTCACCGCTGGCGGTGCTGGATGCCTCGACGCTCGACTTCGATGACCTGCTGGCCACCGACTTGGTCTATCCGGATCGTATCGGCGAGATCTACCACCTGGCCTACAATCCGCAACAGCGCTGGTACTATTTTCCGGACATGCGCCGTGACGAAGTCTTGCTGATCAAGGGGTATGACTCACGTCACGACGGCCGTGCCCGCTTTACGCCCCATACCGCCTTCAAGGACCCCAATACGCCGCCGGGATCTCCGCCGCGTGAGAGTATCGAAGTTCGCACCCTGGCCTTCTTTGATTAG
- a CDS encoding OprD family porin — translation MSRKTITASSVFLSITLSVQAHADFLSDSKATLGMRNFYFNNDNRDGIADPSKTEEWAQGFMLDFKSGYTDGTVGFGVDGLGLLGVTLDSGKGRHVGSSMMPSDSDNRAVDEWSRLGLTGKVKMSKTEFRYGTLIPKLPILVANDGRVLPQTFEGGQITSSEFKGLTLTGGRIEHATGRGSTDQTGLAVAGGTRESNQFDFAGGDWNVTKELTAQYYYANLDNYYKQHFLGLIHTLALSDNQSLKTDLRYFKTDSSGANSAGTSGYRMSGYTKNGDGEIDNRTWSAALIYTLGGHAITAGYQSVSDGSNFTQLSQGSLVDKGAGGASLYLYTDRLIQSFARAGERTVFGQYAYDFAALGVPGLKGSVMYLSGDNIKTTSGDNQKEWERDISLDYVLQSGALKGVGFGWRNGKSNSEAARSVDQNRIFVSYSIPLL, via the coding sequence ATGAGTCGAAAAACAATAACTGCAAGTTCGGTGTTTCTTAGTATCACCCTGAGTGTACAGGCGCATGCTGACTTCCTGAGTGATAGCAAAGCCACCTTGGGAATGAGAAACTTCTACTTCAATAACGACAACCGCGATGGCATTGCCGACCCTTCCAAAACCGAAGAATGGGCGCAGGGTTTCATGCTGGACTTCAAGTCGGGCTATACCGATGGAACGGTTGGTTTTGGTGTCGATGGCCTGGGGTTGCTGGGGGTTACCCTGGACAGCGGCAAAGGACGGCATGTCGGTAGCAGCATGATGCCTTCTGACAGTGACAACCGTGCCGTCGACGAGTGGAGCCGGCTGGGGCTGACCGGCAAAGTCAAAATGTCGAAAACTGAATTTCGCTACGGCACTTTGATTCCGAAGCTCCCAATTCTGGTCGCCAACGATGGGCGCGTGCTTCCACAAACTTTCGAGGGCGGTCAAATCACTTCGAGCGAGTTCAAGGGGCTGACCTTGACTGGCGGTCGGATCGAACATGCAACAGGGCGGGGTTCGACCGATCAGACGGGGTTGGCCGTTGCTGGCGGTACGCGTGAAAGCAATCAGTTTGACTTCGCCGGGGGCGATTGGAACGTCACCAAGGAACTGACAGCCCAGTACTACTACGCCAACCTCGATAACTACTATAAACAGCATTTTTTGGGATTAATCCACACCCTGGCGCTCTCGGACAATCAGTCCCTTAAAACCGACCTGCGCTACTTCAAAACTGACTCCTCAGGTGCAAATAGCGCCGGTACGTCAGGCTACAGAATGAGTGGCTACACCAAAAACGGTGATGGAGAGATCGACAACCGTACCTGGAGTGCCGCGTTGATTTACACACTGGGTGGCCACGCGATTACTGCGGGGTATCAAAGTGTGTCGGATGGCAGCAACTTCACTCAACTCAGTCAGGGGAGCCTGGTAGACAAGGGCGCCGGTGGAGCAAGCCTGTATCTGTATACAGACCGCCTGATCCAAAGTTTCGCCCGCGCAGGCGAGCGCACAGTTTTCGGTCAGTACGCTTACGACTTCGCCGCACTGGGTGTCCCTGGCCTGAAAGGCTCGGTCATGTACCTCTCCGGCGATAATATTAAAACGACGTCAGGCGACAACCAAAAGGAATGGGAAAGAGACATTAGCCTGGACTACGTGCTTCAGTCCGGAGCGCTCAAAGGCGTCGGATTTGGCTGGCGTAACGGCAAGTCCAACAGCGAAGCGGCTCGTAGCGTAGATCAGAATCGTATTTTTGTGAGCTATAGCATTCCGCTTCTCTAG
- a CDS encoding LLM class oxidoreductase, which yields MYRPSTIPYQQHRGFSRTFTQGHLSLGLFFPLEAFDGDTPSMLNQVALAKQAEALGFCALWFRDVPLRDPGFGDVGQLFDPWVYLGYMAAHTSEIALGTASIAIPLHHPLHTAKASASVDQLSAGRLILGVASGDRPVEFSAFGVDPERRGEIFREHYEVIRQAHSTSFEPIRWSSGEMHGADLIPKPTTHVIPMLVTGNSRQSLDWIARESVGWINYPRIPNMQRLIVEDWRQEVMKQCGSVYKPFTQSLYIDLDENPSTPPTRIHLGFKLGRYHLRFLLESLEEIGVDHVILNLKYGKRPAAQVIEELGTHIVPQFGVQPLPETS from the coding sequence ATGTATCGGCCGAGCACGATTCCTTATCAGCAGCATCGAGGGTTCAGCCGAACCTTCACACAGGGTCATTTGAGCCTTGGATTGTTCTTTCCTTTGGAGGCCTTCGATGGGGACACTCCGAGCATGCTCAACCAGGTCGCACTGGCCAAACAAGCAGAGGCGCTGGGCTTCTGCGCGCTCTGGTTCCGCGACGTGCCGCTTCGGGACCCTGGTTTCGGTGATGTTGGCCAACTGTTCGACCCCTGGGTTTACCTGGGCTATATGGCCGCTCACACGTCGGAGATAGCGCTTGGCACCGCCTCCATTGCCATCCCTCTACACCATCCTCTGCACACGGCCAAGGCGTCAGCCAGCGTCGATCAGTTGAGCGCAGGTCGCTTGATTCTGGGGGTAGCTTCCGGCGATCGCCCAGTGGAGTTTTCGGCTTTTGGCGTCGATCCCGAAAGACGCGGAGAGATCTTTCGAGAACACTACGAGGTGATTCGCCAAGCCCACAGCACCAGCTTTGAACCCATCCGCTGGAGCAGTGGTGAGATGCACGGCGCAGACCTCATTCCGAAACCCACAACCCATGTCATTCCAATGCTCGTGACCGGCAATAGTCGCCAGTCACTGGATTGGATCGCGCGCGAAAGCGTCGGATGGATCAACTATCCACGTATACCGAACATGCAGCGCCTGATCGTGGAAGATTGGCGGCAGGAGGTCATGAAGCAATGTGGCTCCGTCTATAAGCCCTTCACTCAGTCGCTCTACATCGACCTCGATGAGAATCCGTCCACGCCACCCACTCGCATTCATTTGGGGTTCAAACTTGGACGCTACCATCTCCGTTTTTTGCTGGAGTCGCTTGAGGAAATCGGAGTGGACCACGTTATCCTGAATCTCAAATACGGAAAGCGCCCTGCTGCGCAAGTCATTGAAGAGCTGGGTACTCACATCGTTCCGCAATTCGGAGTACAGCCGCTTCCTGAAACGAGTTAA
- a CDS encoding putative quinol monooxygenase, with amino-acid sequence MNTSSNVLVSIAVLKAKAGKELALKQELLALVEPTRAEPGNLDYVLFKLRDEQGTFYMREAFRDQAALDAHFSMPYFLRFAASADDLLEEPLQLIFLEQVSA; translated from the coding sequence GTGAATACGTCCAGTAACGTGTTGGTATCGATTGCCGTGCTCAAGGCCAAGGCAGGCAAAGAACTGGCATTGAAACAAGAATTGCTGGCGCTGGTCGAGCCGACCCGCGCAGAGCCGGGCAATCTCGACTATGTGTTGTTCAAGCTGCGTGACGAGCAGGGCACGTTCTACATGCGCGAGGCTTTCAGGGATCAGGCGGCGCTGGATGCGCATTTTTCGATGCCGTACTTTCTGCGCTTTGCCGCGTCGGCAGATGACCTGCTCGAAGAGCCGTTGCAACTGATATTCCTTGAACAAGTATCAGCCTGA
- a CDS encoding zinc-binding alcohol dehydrogenase family protein, with the protein MKAITFTEHALPIDNPQALIDINLPMPTPGPRDLLVEVRAVSVNPVDTKVRAGTFTKEPKILGWDATGIVREVGSEVTLFQPGDEVFYAGSIARTGSYSEFHLVDERVVGHKPRTLSAADAAALPLTSITAWELLFDRLGVAEGSGEGKYLLITGAAGGVGSMLVQLARQMTRLTVIGTASRQETADWVRQLGAHHVIDHSQPLLAQLQALDVPEIDYVASLTHTEQHFAQLIEVLKPQGRLGVIDDPESLDVMPLKRKSLSLHWELMFTRSLYETPDMISQHHLLNRVSALIDQGVLQTTVGEHFGAINAANMRRAHALVESGKARGKIVLEGF; encoded by the coding sequence ATGAAAGCCATCACCTTTACCGAACACGCATTGCCCATCGACAATCCACAAGCATTGATTGATATCAACCTCCCGATGCCCACGCCTGGTCCACGGGACCTGCTGGTTGAAGTTCGCGCGGTATCAGTGAATCCGGTCGACACCAAGGTGCGCGCCGGAACTTTCACAAAAGAACCAAAAATCCTCGGCTGGGATGCCACAGGCATTGTCCGTGAGGTCGGCTCTGAAGTGACGTTGTTTCAGCCGGGCGATGAAGTATTCTATGCCGGCTCGATTGCCCGCACAGGCAGCTACAGCGAATTCCATTTGGTCGATGAGCGGGTCGTCGGGCACAAGCCTCGTACATTGAGTGCAGCCGATGCGGCCGCGTTGCCGTTGACCTCGATCACTGCCTGGGAATTGTTGTTTGACCGGCTCGGTGTCGCCGAGGGTTCGGGGGAGGGCAAGTACCTGTTGATCACTGGAGCGGCTGGGGGCGTCGGATCGATGCTGGTGCAACTAGCCCGACAGATGACCCGCCTTACCGTCATCGGAACTGCCTCACGCCAGGAAACCGCTGATTGGGTGCGGCAGTTGGGCGCGCATCACGTGATCGATCACAGCCAGCCACTGCTCGCACAGTTGCAAGCGCTCGACGTGCCAGAGATCGACTATGTCGCCAGCCTGACTCACACCGAGCAGCACTTTGCACAACTGATCGAGGTGCTCAAGCCGCAAGGGCGTCTGGGTGTGATTGACGATCCCGAAAGCCTCGACGTGATGCCGCTCAAGCGCAAGTCGCTGTCGTTGCATTGGGAGCTGATGTTCACCCGCTCGCTGTATGAAACCCCGGACATGATCAGCCAGCATCACCTGCTCAACCGGGTCAGCGCTCTGATTGACCAAGGTGTTTTGCAAACCACCGTGGGCGAGCACTTCGGTGCGATCAATGCGGCAAACATGCGTCGTGCCCATGCGCTGGTCGAGAGCGGCAAGGCCCGGGGCAAGATCGTTCTGGAAGGTTTCTGA
- a CDS encoding LysR family transcriptional regulator: MIRIDDLGLFIRSAALGSFTAAALEADLLPGQVAAAIKRLERELDVRLFARTTRSLRLTAEGEQYLPTAHAVLETLKQGKENLRGENATLRGVLQVTAPSDLGRNILLPWLTLFRRQHPELTLRFFLSDQMANLFRDPVDVAIRYGPNEDANYVALPLAPWNQRVLVASPEYVKRCGSPQTPDDLGKHHCLLYLQNGRVYDKWNLGGQTVQVSGPLFSDDADVVRRWSLDGEGIAYKSWLDVSADIAAERLLVLLPDYPGEASPLSLVCPHRKQISPAVSQLYTWLSGQFSALERREPNDCD, from the coding sequence ATGATCCGCATCGATGATCTTGGTTTGTTCATCCGCAGCGCCGCGCTGGGCAGTTTCACCGCAGCGGCGCTGGAGGCTGATCTTCTGCCCGGTCAGGTCGCCGCCGCCATCAAACGTCTGGAACGCGAGCTGGATGTGCGCCTGTTCGCCCGTACCACTCGCAGCCTGCGATTGACTGCCGAGGGCGAGCAATATCTGCCCACCGCCCACGCCGTGCTTGAGACGCTGAAGCAAGGCAAGGAAAACCTGCGTGGTGAGAACGCCACGCTGCGGGGCGTACTGCAAGTGACAGCGCCGTCCGATCTGGGGCGCAACATACTGCTGCCGTGGCTGACGCTGTTCCGCCGTCAGCATCCAGAATTGACGTTGCGTTTTTTCCTGTCGGACCAGATGGCCAATCTGTTTCGCGACCCGGTGGACGTGGCGATTCGATACGGCCCGAATGAAGACGCCAACTACGTGGCACTGCCGCTTGCACCGTGGAACCAGCGGGTGCTGGTTGCCTCGCCGGAGTATGTGAAACGCTGCGGTTCTCCCCAAACGCCGGATGACTTGGGCAAGCATCACTGCCTGCTCTATCTGCAAAATGGCCGGGTCTACGACAAGTGGAACCTGGGCGGGCAAACCGTGCAGGTTTCGGGGCCACTGTTCAGCGATGACGCCGATGTCGTGCGACGCTGGTCGTTGGACGGTGAAGGTATCGCCTACAAATCCTGGCTGGATGTCAGTGCCGATATCGCCGCTGAGCGCCTGCTTGTGCTGCTGCCGGATTATCCTGGCGAAGCTTCGCCGTTGAGTCTGGTGTGCCCGCATCGCAAGCAGATCAGCCCTGCCGTTTCCCAGCTTTATACGTGGTTGAGTGGTCAGTTTTCTGCGCTGGAGCGCCGTGAACCGAATGACTGCGATTGA
- a CDS encoding monovalent cation:proton antiporter-2 (CPA2) family protein, with translation MAVEGNAGQLFAVVTLLAAAVVAVPLLKRIGLGSVVGYLAAGLIIGPFGLQLINNPHTIIEVAELGVAMFLFVIGLEMKPSHLWDLRRQIFGLGSLQVVVCAVLLTFVGMAFGFPWQVSFVCAAGFVLTSTALVMQVLSERGDITESRGQHVVSILLFEDLLIAPLLAVVAFLAPTELANGHTSPLWQRIGTAALSLGALVAIGLWLLDPLFRVLAHAKAREVMTAAALLVVLGAALLMEIGGLSMAMGAFVAGVLLSESTFRHQLEADIEPFRGLLLGLFFLGVGMSLDLQAMVSAWRLIISGVLALMLVKALCIYAVARLAKSGHRDALDRAVLMAQGGEFAFVLFAEALKLRVIGPEVNANMTAIVVLSMALTPVTLLLCKRFTRPQPVSMDGVEAAHNLQCNVLIIGFGRVGQIACQVPLAQGAKISIIDVNPEVIRAVTPYGFKVYYGDGARHEILHAAGAHHARAIIICVDDKKAATRIVESTRHYCPQVKVLVRAFDREHALELVEHDADYIVRETFEAALLLGRQAVVTLGASEHEADAVIDEVRKRDAERFALETAGGLFAGRALVLGNIERIDPPNHEARDAL, from the coding sequence ATGGCCGTTGAAGGCAATGCAGGTCAATTATTTGCTGTCGTCACTTTGCTTGCCGCCGCCGTGGTGGCAGTGCCGTTGCTCAAACGCATCGGGCTCGGCTCAGTGGTCGGTTACCTGGCGGCAGGGCTGATCATCGGCCCCTTCGGACTGCAACTGATCAATAACCCCCACACCATCATTGAGGTGGCCGAGCTGGGTGTGGCGATGTTTCTTTTTGTGATTGGACTGGAGATGAAACCCTCGCACCTATGGGATCTGCGTCGGCAGATCTTTGGGCTGGGCAGCCTGCAGGTGGTGGTCTGTGCTGTTCTGCTCACTTTTGTCGGCATGGCTTTTGGATTCCCTTGGCAAGTGTCATTTGTCTGCGCAGCGGGTTTTGTACTCACCTCCACGGCCCTGGTTATGCAAGTTCTCTCGGAACGCGGTGACATTACCGAGTCGAGAGGGCAGCACGTCGTGTCCATTTTGCTGTTTGAAGACCTGTTGATAGCCCCTTTGCTGGCGGTGGTGGCATTTCTGGCGCCCACTGAGTTGGCGAATGGACACACGTCACCCCTTTGGCAACGCATAGGTACCGCAGCGCTGTCCCTGGGTGCATTGGTGGCCATCGGATTGTGGCTGCTCGATCCCCTGTTTCGAGTATTGGCCCATGCCAAAGCGCGCGAGGTAATGACTGCCGCTGCGCTGCTGGTTGTGTTGGGAGCAGCGCTGCTGATGGAAATCGGCGGTCTTTCAATGGCGATGGGTGCTTTCGTTGCCGGTGTGCTGCTGTCGGAATCCACATTTCGCCACCAGTTGGAGGCCGACATAGAACCGTTTCGTGGCCTGCTGCTGGGGCTGTTTTTCCTCGGCGTCGGCATGTCGCTGGATCTGCAAGCGATGGTCAGCGCGTGGAGGCTCATCATCTCTGGTGTGCTGGCACTGATGCTGGTCAAGGCCCTGTGTATTTATGCAGTTGCGCGTCTGGCGAAAAGCGGTCATCGCGACGCGCTGGATCGCGCCGTGCTGATGGCGCAGGGTGGCGAATTTGCTTTTGTGCTGTTTGCCGAAGCGCTCAAACTCAGGGTCATCGGTCCTGAAGTCAACGCCAACATGACGGCCATCGTGGTGCTCTCCATGGCGCTTACACCGGTGACCTTATTGCTGTGCAAACGGTTTACTCGCCCACAGCCCGTGTCCATGGACGGTGTGGAAGCCGCACACAATCTGCAATGCAATGTACTCATCATCGGTTTTGGCCGTGTGGGGCAGATTGCCTGCCAGGTGCCGCTCGCTCAGGGAGCAAAAATTTCTATCATTGATGTAAATCCGGAGGTCATCCGCGCCGTGACACCCTACGGTTTCAAGGTCTATTACGGCGACGGCGCCCGCCATGAAATATTGCACGCTGCCGGTGCCCATCACGCCCGCGCCATCATTATTTGTGTGGATGATAAAAAAGCCGCGACACGCATTGTCGAAAGTACGCGGCACTACTGCCCGCAGGTGAAAGTGCTGGTGCGCGCTTTTGACCGCGAACACGCGCTGGAACTGGTCGAACACGACGCCGACTACATAGTGCGGGAGACCTTTGAGGCCGCCCTGCTGCTCGGCCGTCAGGCCGTGGTGACGCTGGGTGCGTCTGAGCACGAAGCCGACGCGGTCATCGACGAAGTGCGCAAACGTGATGCCGAACGTTTTGCCTTGGAAACAGCGGGCGGCCTGTTTGCCGGACGAGCGTTGGTATTGGGGAATATTGAGCGCATTGATCCGCCGAACCATGAAGCGCGGGATGCTCTGTGA